A window of Silurus meridionalis isolate SWU-2019-XX chromosome 4, ASM1480568v1, whole genome shotgun sequence contains these coding sequences:
- the fbxo32 gene encoding F-box only protein 32 produces the protein MPFLGQDWRSPGQSWVKTEEGWKRTTRDENEANNNVSKSHESNQEGYNKENLLLSINYDVASKKRKKDLLNNNSKVPYFHKDKWIYVHKGSTKERHGYCTLGEAFNRLDFCSAIKDTRRFNYVVRLLELIAKSQLPSLSGVAQKNYMNILERVVQKVLEDQQNVRPIKELLQTLYVSLCSLVQDMGKSVLVGNINIWVHRMENILQWQQQLDNIQINRPTNTGMTLLDLPISLQFNIMQRLSDGRDLVSLGQVCPDLCVLTEDRLLWKNLCQYHFTDRQIRRRLMVSDKGQIEWKKMYFKLCRCYPHKEQYSDTLQFCTHCHILFWKDTKHPCTANNPESCSISISPQGFIQLFKF, from the exons ATGCCGTTTCTGGGGCAGGACTGGCGCTCTCCTGGACAGAGCTGGGTGAAAACAGAAGAGGGCTGGAAAAGAACGACGAGAGACGAAAACGAGGCGAATAATAACGTTTCTAAGAG TCATGAAAGCAACCAGGAGGGCTATAACAAAGAAAATTTGCTCCTCTCTATAAATTATGATGTGGCCTccaagaagagaaagaaggatcTGCTGAACAACAACAGTAAAGTTCCTT ATTTCCACAAAGACAAGTGGATTTACGTGCACAAAGGAAGCACCAAGGAG CGGCATGGATACTGCACTTTGGGAGAAGCTTTTAATCGTCTGGACTTCTGCAGTGCCATCAAGGACACCAGACGATTTAATTATGTTGTCAGG CTACTTGAGCTGATTGCCAAGTCACAGCTACCGTCTCTGAGCGGCGTGGCGCAGAAGAACTACATGAACATTCTAGAAAGAGTGGTGCAGAAAG TTCTGGAGGATCAACAGAATGTGAGGCCCATCAAAGAGCTGCTGCAGACACTGTATGTGTCACTTTGCAGTCTGGTGCAGGACATGGGCAAGTCTGTGCTGGTGGGAAACATTAATATCTGGGTGCACCGcatggaaaacatcctgcagTGGCAGCAACAGCTGGACAACATTCAGATTAACAGG CCGACAAACACTGGGATGACTCTTCTGGATTTACCCATCAGTCTTCAGTTTAACATTATGCAGCGGCTCTCGGACGGGCGGGACTTGGTCAGTCTGGGGCAGGTGTGTCCTGACCTCTGTGTACTGACTGAAGACAGGTTGCTGTGGAAGAACCTCTGTCAGTACCACTTCACAGACCGACAG ATTCGCAGGCGACTCATGGTATCCGATAAGGGGCAGATCGAATGGAAAAAGATGTATTTCAAGCTGTGCCGATGCTACCCTCACAAGGAGCAGTACAGCGACACCTTGCAGTTTTGCACACACTGCCACATCCTGTTCTGGAAG GATACAAAGCATCCCtgcacagccaacaatccaGAGAGCTGCAGCATTTCCATCTCTCCACAGGGTTTCATCCAGCTCTTTAAGTTCTGA